In Vagococcus hydrophili, one DNA window encodes the following:
- a CDS encoding helix-turn-helix domain-containing protein codes for MRPIDTKEVGKRIKSIRLNLSSKKVSLEEFGRLFDPVATKATVSKWERGQYLPNNERLFKIAEIGNVTTDYILFGKQLNGYGKRIEDLRKAEKLTQEELGRILSPMKSEEEIAAIENEVYFPKYEELKQLAEKLNSTVHFIAFAISRRQSVHSLTDYDVYKKLDTTEKLLQASDLKNEELVDSDMFFDQMNDIRLQQIDNRNYYNSVAKLITLINQENIDEVLKSLEK; via the coding sequence TTGAGACCTATTGACACTAAAGAAGTTGGAAAAAGAATAAAATCAATACGATTAAATTTATCCTCTAAAAAAGTTTCACTTGAAGAATTTGGGAGACTATTTGATCCAGTTGCGACTAAAGCCACTGTTAGTAAGTGGGAAAGAGGTCAATATTTGCCAAATAATGAGCGACTTTTCAAAATTGCTGAGATTGGAAATGTAACCACTGATTACATTTTGTTTGGAAAACAATTAAATGGCTACGGAAAAAGAATTGAGGATTTACGAAAAGCTGAAAAACTAACCCAAGAAGAACTAGGAAGAATATTATCTCCAATGAAATCTGAAGAAGAAATAGCTGCTATAGAAAACGAAGTTTATTTCCCAAAATACGAAGAATTAAAACAACTTGCTGAGAAATTAAATTCGACAGTTCATTTTATAGCTTTTGCGATTAGTCGTAGACAATCAGTTCATTCACTCACTGATTATGATGTATATAAAAAATTAGATACTACTGAAAAACTATTACAAGCTTCTGATTTAAAAAATGAGGAGTTAGTTGATTCTGATATGTTCTTTGATCAAATGAATGATATTAGATTACAACAAATTGATAATCGTAATTACTATAATTCAGTAGCAAAGTTAATTACTTTAATTAATCAAGAAAACATAGATGAAGTGCTTAAGAGTCTAGAAAAATAG